The genomic window gtgtcgGTCATCATTATTGTTTTAGAATGACTGACATATATTGAACACTATTGCTGCCAGTGCTGTAGTGTTATATAACATTGGCAGTACCACATGATAAAACATCATATAACATTATCACAAAATTATATGATCTTGAAATAACTTTATATGTGAAACAAGGATCAGTTCTCTTTTGTGTATAATATTGTACAAACACATTGCGTGATAAATGCTGTAGACGTAGTACGCctcgtagtaatagtagtaggccTTCTAAACTGCTTGTACTTCCTCATGCACAAATGATTGAAGACTGTGTAAagtggagtgagtgtgacatcacccacagcgttcggctccaaatgaagctcatcaattatagcagctaatttggagcagataTGGAGTTCTgcccacgagtatcatagcagctAAAGACCCAATCAAGAGTGAGGTTGTTGAGGGTAACTCcactgcaccgctggtttagcagggagcagttGCTTAGCAACACAGTCACAcatgttgctaacactaactgGAAGGCCCTTGGGGAAATGATCTCTTGAGAAGCATGGGGggaaatttaaattaaattaaattaaaattatattacaaaataataataataataataataataataataatgcatacaaCCAAACATACAGTGTAACCAGCCATCCaactgttttctttttcagtgttttgagAAGAACCACACTAAAGACTCCCCAGACCCATCCGGATGCAGACCCCAGCCTCTATGGTGATGGGAATTGTGTTTGCCCCTCtaggtcttgtcctggtcttcaCCGCTGCTATCACCCCCCAGTGGAGAGAAGGACAAGCCCGTCTGGCCATGTCCGGCCCTGGCTCCATGCTGCGGTCAGGACTGAGAACTCAGGGGCTGGGGATCCGCCCCGGAGCCGTGGAGGCTTTACTGTTAGTTCGGTCAGATGGTTTATGGGAGAGCTGTCTACAGATGGCACCTCCAGAACTTAAACATTGTTGGCCAGTGTCAGGGGCTTACCAGAAGGATCCCCGGGTTCGACTGGCACAAGGGTTAACGCTCACTTCTCTTTTCCTGTGTGGGACAGGCATCGTTTTAGCTTGTATAGGGGTGCGCTGTTGGAAAGACTTACCACTAAGGGGTGTCGCAGCTACAGGAGGTCTACTGATGGTCTTGGCCAGTCTTCTGAGTGTGACTgcactgtctgtgtacactcACAACCTCAGCCGCCTCGGACTGCAGGGCCACAGCTACAACAGGCACACCCAGCTCAGCCTGGGCCCCGCTGGCTCACTCTACTTTGGCTGGTTGGGCTCGTGCTTACAGATGTTGGGGGGAGTAGCTCTCATGTTCAGCTTAAAACGACCCAAATGCCCCACATGCCCTGCCTGTCCTGAGCTGCCCGCATGCACCTGTCCCGAGAACAACAACAAGGCCAACATGGACATCTATGAAGTCAGCTGTTAGGTTTAGGGTTCAACTATTTTGTTGTTATGATGTACAAATAGACCAAGACCAGATACAAATAGATTATTCAGAATAAAAACTACAATGTCAACACAGTGAGGTGTTTTGATGGGTGCATTTTACTTTTGCgctcaagggttcatgggaaTTTTCCAGTCCAGGAGCCAAGTGCAAGTCCATCCTGACGTAACATAGCGAGTGAAGAGCAATTGTAGCTGTGCCTGCTCCTCTGCGTTCATGATAAAACACAGGACTCTGTCATTGACTGGATACACACTGGATAGTTCAGCTCCAAAGGAGTTACAGTTCTAATATGTTAGAAGAAACTGCATAATGCTAGATGTCAAAAGTTACATGcaaagaaaggaaaaggagAACATATGTATAACTGTagctctgtctgtctctatctgtTATTTGCGTACGTGCACAGCGTTGTAAATGAATGTTAGATGATGTGTTGTTGTCAGACCTTGTAACAATAAATCTGCTTCTGTGACTGCTGTAGCTACACTCAGGCTTTGTAAGAGCCGTGTGCTTCATTCCTATGTGCAGAACTGCCACAAACAGCAGCTGAACTTCCGtcttgtttagttttgctttggtcttggtccatgtttggtcTGTGCATGTCGCAGCCATTCTAATCCTGTTCTGAAATGGAAAATCCAAAATCATCAAATTACATGTTTCCTGTTTCCCAAcctcaaaatgaaaatgaaaataatatgtttttcgttttaaaaacaagaaacataTCATTATTACATTTAACACTGTAAATCAACATCATGAACTGATGATGAtgcagtttattattattaaagttttgTAATATACGTTCATaattataacaataaataaacaacatgaaGTGTACACGCCTTGCATTGGTGCTTTTCATCAACTTTGGGGCTTTTTATGACCACATCCAATTTCATTTTTAGTGGGTCTTTGTTtgtctttatatattttaattattgcatggataataaaataaaatatatttatatattttttctttttcataaaaaataatagaaaaagcATTGCACTTCATCGTTCATTCTTTTTAATTGCTGTTTGGTATTGCTTTTCTGTCTGATGTCTTTTGGCCGAAACTTTAActcaaaattgaaaaaaaagttttggaCATTGGTTATCTGAGGGTGTTATGCAGTTTTAGGAGCTCGGAGTAcagtcactgctcctccacactgTGAGGAGCCAGCAGAGGGGAGCTGCCTCTTGGACTCCTTCCTTTAGAGTTTTTCCAGGCAGGTCCCACTAGGAAGAGAccccgggaaagacccaggacccAAGTTTGGTCTGCAGGTCTCATTTTGGGCACTCATGGCTAGAGGAACTTCcagctgacctgggaacgcctcaggAGCTGGATGGAGTGAAGTGGAAAGGTAAATCTGGGCATTCCTGCTGCTTCCACCTGACTCGAGATAAGGAAAATATAATGGATGGATGGGAAAACTGCAAGAATATAGCCATACCCATGTTTTATTCTACACTATACACTGCCCAGCTTTTGAAATCTAATGATTACACTGATATTAATATGTTATTGATCAAGAAAGTGATAAACGTTGTTATTGAGCCTTTCACATATATATGTAATCTTTCATTCAGCACAGGAATATTTCCAGATCACATGAAAGTGGCCAGAGTCattccactttttaaaaaaggaaataaaaattaTTTCTCAAATTATAGACCTGTATCACTGCTTTCGCAGTTCTCAAAAATTTTAGAGAAACTATTTGTTAGCAGATTAAATAAATTTattggaaaatacaaaattttaagtaAGAACCAACATGGATTTCGTTCCAATCATTCAACCGCCACAGCATTAATGGATCTAGCTGAAGAAATCACTAATGCCATGGAcaagaaacaatatttagttAGTATCTTTGTCGATcttcaaaaagcatttgatactcTAGATCATGAAATATTATTACAGAAGTTATACAAGTATGGTATACGAGGTGTACCACACAAATGGGTCACAAGTTACTTAACGAACCATTATCAATTTGTGGAAattaacaacataaaatcagaaCATCGTCAAGTAACGTGTGGGGTACCCCAAGGTTCGGTCTTGGGGCCAgtactttttctcctttatgtgaatgatcttatgtctgtatcaaaattactaaattgcatcttgtttgctgatgataccacattattttactcaggaaaaaacataaatgaggttataaaaaatgtagaagatgagtttcaaaaaatattaaaatggttcaatgcTAACAAGCTATCTATAAACATTAGCAAAACTAAATTTATGGTCTTTAGTTGTAAGAAGAAAGATTTAGAGGTAAGATTATTCACACAAGGATTAGAGATAGAAAGAACAAGTACATTTCGTTTTTTAGGAGTTATGATTGATGAACAGCTGACGTGGAAATCCCACATAGAGCAAGTAagatcaaaagtatcacaaaccaTAGCCGTATTACACAAGGTGAAAGAGTCTCTCAACAGAGAtgcattgttcttattgtataACACATTGATCGTTCCATATTTGACATATTGCATTGAAGTGTGGGGAAGTGCTTGTAAAACCTACATTGAACCAGTTTTTCTGTTACAGAAGCGTGCTATTAGAGTTATCAATGGAAGTGGATATAGAGAACATACAAATccaatttttattcagttagaaaCGTTGAAATTTAACGAATTGGTGGAATATGGCATTCTTAAAACCATGTACAAAGCTCATCAAAAAGTGttaccagagaagttgcaaaatagatttcgaaagagagaaaatagataTCAATTAAGAGGAACTGATGTATTTTCTAAACCAGTgttcagaacaaaaccaaaggaaAGATGTATTGCAATCAAGGGAGTCAGTCTTTGGAACAGCCTAGAAAGTAATATTAGAGAATCCAAatccatttatatgtttaagaaaagtttgaaattatcattattaagaagATATATAACTGATATGTGAcaggatgattttgtgttttttttgtttgttttttgttgttgttgttttttttttcgtaaagtagctgtacatttatgttgactttgtataatgtagtgaataagagtcagagttgatgaggggcagatattataagcttttgcttccttctgtgccctttcattcacttaacaaaaattgtacaaaagccgtaatactgtatgcagttatgcggattgttttgttttaatgaatgaaataaaatattaaattgaaaaaattgaaattgaaataacTCAAGTGTGTTGTGTACATGTGCTCTATCTGATCAAAATTAACCCTGAACTGTTGATAAATGGATGATAAAAACCTTAATTTCtttacaataatacaataactGAATTGTTACTTCACATACTTCTTCCCCTTTAATGTGTGAGGCACTGAATCGACACCACGCTGTCACAGATCAATGGAAAGAACATGCCCTTTTCAACCCTGGACCACATTGGCCCACTTCATGCTCTCTGAATGTGCAGGTGCAAAGCCCGCAGTttaactaaattaaaataatggctGATGTGCTCTACTTTTTGAATATGATACACtgtctgaccaaaaaaaaagtcgtcaTCTGGATCTAACTGAgtaaataggtacgagcctcctgcagttggtcaggtctaggttcaacagtctgtgctcaaagaatgaggtcagctgacacctgaatatactgaatgaccaggttattccatcagttgattttttcttccctgatggcacaggcatactccaagatgacaatgccaggattcatcgggccctggctggaaataaatcttgtgacactgcagaagcttatcaaaacaatgacacagcaaatgtgtgcagtaatcaaagctaaaggcggaacaacaaatattagagtgtgtaactcttttttttttggtggcaatttgttgtttttttggccaggcagtgcataATGCTTTAGGAAAATATTCCAATTGGGAATTAAAGGCAAGCATTTCCAGTGTGTAACTTGGATTTAGCACAGGTAAGTAAGGAGCAGGACCATCACAAAAACGATAGGAGAAAGTTGAAGTGGGTCTGAATTCTTGATACACTTCTCAAGGTATGATACAATGTGATAAAATGATCACAGACCTCGACTCTGGTCTGTTTCTACTTGTGGACTGGTCCCTGACATTCACTCTAGTCCTCCACATCTGAGATATGCAAACACGCTTGAATCACCTTAACTTTTGTCTTTATTGGAAAACTGGATTTATGAAAGAGCACTTCCATGGCTGTATTCATATGTACAAATATGTACAAGAAATTGTTTTGCAACATATACATTGGTTTagcaaaaaaagagaaaaaagacaaaacaatagaCTATGTTTTGTGACACATTTTTCTATGGCGATATTATACGATTAAACAAacatagtttttattatttctgcATGTTAAGCAGGTAAAGCCTCATTCTATTGAACGGGGTTgttgcgtgtgtgcatgtgcgtgtgcGCACGCGAGTGTCTGTGCGTGTGCGTGCATGATTAAACTAATAAGTAGGTGTTGCACTGTCATACGGTAACTCAGTAATTTAATGCAATGCCATTCCAAGCTCACAGAGTACTTGACAACAGCAATTATTTCCTCATTGTGCTGCCGTTGTGTTCTCGGGCAAAATGCTTCATACCAAAGAGGAAGGAAAGTGTTAAGAGGAAATGGTGGTGTTTGATGCATCCTTACAGAACAGTCTGGGGTTCTATTCCAGGCTCCTCTCTTTAATATATTAGAGGTGTACAACATATTGTCTACAAGATAAAATGGAACatttgttttgaagatatgtcAAATTATACCAGGTACTGTCTGTGTTACGACTGTCGAAACGCTGCAAACAGGAAAAAGAATTTCCCGATCTCTGGTTTAAAGTGATTTTGAGCATGTTTGTGGCTCAGTTAGTCTTGACATACATTGGAGAATCTCATGACATTTACAGACATGCGtaagcacatttctgatggatcaAATATGATTTGATTATTGTTATTGGGTAAATCCCCAGAATGTTTGAAATATCACTTTTTGTCGATGTTACTCACCCCTATGTCATATACAAGGGACAATAGCcataaaacacacagaacatgaacatttaaaaggTTTGTGAAAGTTTGTCTGAAGCAGACATTGAGGGAGTTGCTGCTGCTGCGGAGCAAATGAATAATTGaccaatgtaaagtgctttgagcctcTAGAAAGGCACTTTCCAATCTACGAACACATCATCCAGTTCAAATCCAACTCTACAAGAAAAGCCGTTCTGATGCCTTACATAAGACATGTCCAAATGAGTGAAGATGCAGTGTGTGATGGTTAAACATTCTGGACAGGAGGATACTGTCAGTAGGCTGCTTGTGTTTATAATATTCTAAAACCTTACATAGtgtcagatggagggcagggaaATGTGACTCGAGTTATTTCAAAACTGTcataatgctattaaaaagtGAACTGAATATTTTTAGTTATATGGCCCACAAATTTGCTTTGCAAAGTTGCTAATCACTTTtctgtaaatgagtaaatgttaTGTTCGTTTGCCTGAATTCTGCACCAAAAGCAGCACTCTGACTGGCTGTGCAGTTTCACtttactgtctgaaaacacAGATGCCAATACCAATGATATGTGAGGTTTTGTGGACGAGTTACACAGATGTCCTACTTCAGCAGTTTGAAAATGTGCTTCTCAAGTTTGAATGTGACATTAAGAACCATGctctatgtcacttttcttgtGGGGGTCGTGCATCTCCTCGTCTTTATGGAGCTGGATATTTTTTATATGAAATTTGCCAGTGGagcattacacttatctatctACTGCTTATTTCATAATGGTTGTTTTTAATGGtcaacaactccatggagacatgcagaccttccaccaaaaatgttacttaCCCCCTTAAAcacactgtctgtgtgaataaTCACTACAGAACTACCACTGTGTTCATCTGTGCTCACAGAACCCATACTGAACCACTTGTcaacttttctttttagttttgttagataggcccagtaattctATTAACTTTAAacaacatttaattttttttagataGGCCCGGTAATTCTCTTAACTTTAAACAACAATTTGCATTTTGATATTAAAAGGCAAATTCTACAATCAAAGTCTGCCCTGCTGTCCGGCTccttaaatgtaaaagtaatgcTCTGTCTCTCCAGATccttaaatgtaaaagtaatgcTCTGTCTCTCCAGATccttaaatgtaaaagtaatgcTCTGTCTCTCCAGTCTCAGCCCTCTCGTTCAGCTCCTGCTTGATGGACTCTTGAAGCGAGCCTAGGTTCAGTTCAAGTTTGGGActtgtttccacagagacaggagaagaTTCATGAGACAGCTCCAGCAAcacctcctctggctctgcgtCCACTAACTGCTCTCCATCACAAAGCTTCAGCTGGTacgctcccctctcctcctcctcctcctcctcctcctcctcctcctccacctccttctgCTTCTTCAAATCCTCCGCTGCTGCTGTAGCGactgtcaccatggcaacctcAGCACTGGATGTGGTTTTGTTTGGTCCAGTGCTAGAGTCTCTTTGAGATGCTAGCTTCTCGATCTCCTGGAGCAGCTCCTCGTTGTGTTGCTTCCATGTGCGATATTTGGTGGCGCTGAAGTCCGACTCATCTAAGAGTTTGTTAATCTGCAGAAGTTCGGCTTCCTTGGCCTGAAATAAAAGCACGAATAAGATTAAATACACATACCTGAAACGGCTGAAACAGCTGTTCCACTATGATGTCTAGACAAATTATGTTAAATTCAGTCATGGacactcacttttttttttttatcatgttgcAATTTGAATAATTCACTTCACTTCGagctttcagaaaaaaaacacaattcaggGAAAACTTTGttacagaaagaaaagaaaaaaataaaacaaaggagGATAGGGTCAGGAAAAATAAtgattgtaataataataaaggaaatttgttggattttgttgtttctttttctaaACAAAGGAATAAAGCCTTTAGTTAATGTTCATGGGCAACACAGACTTGAAATTTGCTTTTGCTGCGTGTGATTAaattaacattataaaaaaaattaacattataaaatacCCTTTATAAAGTCATTACTTCTTCCAGACTGCATTATTCGACTGGCAGCACAGACATGACCTACATACCTTGAGTGTGCTGTGCAGCGCTCGCAGCGTGTGCACCTTCTCGTTGATCACAGGGTTCTTGCAGCGTTTGATGAAGGACCTCCTGAAGTGGTCATGAGTGAAGGGCTGCTCCTGCCCCATCAAAGATACACCTCCCTCCTTTATGTTGTTGAGCATCTGGCCCATCTCATCCACAGGACCTGCTCATGGACAGCAACATGTGCTTAAATAATGCATCAaaagtctgtgtgtttgttacAGCTCCATTACAGCGCACAGTGCTTCGTCCCATTAGCCATAAGCCACGTcaaaacttttaccttttgtcagACAATACATTCTACTAAGGAATTCTTGACTAgatatttcactaaaacatagctGAGATAACATTTGACAAATATGGTACAAAACCTATATTTCCTAATTTGTAAATGTTGACATGAGTAGAAGAAGGCGGACCTTCACACACCGGTAAATTGGTCATTTTCATTTGGGGTAAAATGTGGTATGCAAGGGTTCATTTTtagaactgtaattttcaatatttctttttaacttttcttcacaaactgtttcatttgtttctgtttgattGAGTTTTGCGTTTATCCAGAAGGCCTCTCAGTACACTAACTGTATTTGAGAACATTGTTTATGAGCAGAGTTAGTTTAGCTTAgtgttcatatttataatcataacttgaaaatattaaaatatcaactgtaactgtaactgcctattttgatatttattaatttgGAAATTGAAACTTAACATTGACATTTCagttaataaaactaaaatactaaGAGTTTCAGTTCATagcctgtaaagtgcaataAAGAAGTAACGCAGAGGAACTAAATTTTATACCTGTGCTTTTGCTGCCACCTGCTGTTGGACTTGGTAATGGCGTCTTatgggttttgtcctttttacGAGGATAagtgttgtaatttattttctgttgaaCACAAGAATAACATTAtgacaacatatttacatttatatcagCATGACCGTCACCTTCAGTCACCTTATTCCGCCGTCCAGGTGAGGGCGATCTTTCACTCTCTGACTCCGTTTCACTGTAACATTCTgcacagaaacaacagaaaaaatactTCATGAAAATTTCagtgtatgttgttttttgggtATTTACATCTCCCATATTACATTTATAAGTCAACTTTAGTAACATTTTGAACAGCCTAACAACAACATATTCACTGGCTGTGGGTAACCATAGCAACAGCAAATACCTTGATCCAATCATAAGAGCAAAGATGAAATCATTTTGACCTCGTGTAAAACCTGCGTTTGATCCTTGAGCTATGGTGAATCCATAAATGACACAGACACATTTGGTAAAAGGAGTGGGTTGGACATTAATAATGAGATTTGTGATTATTGTAAACCTGTGGTTGGTTTGTGAGGCATCACTAGTCTTATAAGAAAACTGCACTCACTTTTGGCCAAACTGACTTTTCTGCCTCTATTCACCAGACCCTGCTGCTTCTGTAGGTGTCATTGGCTCTGTCCTCAGCCAATCATAAAGGTTTTTACagccaaacaacaaaaaaacgccCCAGTTATTTGATTTAGGCAGTTCATTTGAATAATCTCAAAACCTTGAATAATGATTCAAGTAATTGTGCTATGAGGCTAACAAATTACGTTAAATATCAAACactaaggaaacaacattctgaCAGTATTCTCTGTGCGCTGTCTTTCAAAAGGGTCGTGTTGGATGCTGAGATGACAGCTACTTGGGCACATCACATCTGTTCATATGAAATCAGCTATATAATAATTTGCTTCTTCTTTGACAGAGTATTTACGTTCAGATGTGCATTGCAGGGGATAGTTTTAGCTTTGTATTTCCATGGGATACCACACAAATCCTACTGAACTCATGACCCTGCACCTTTCACAGCAGATGACTGTCAAATGCTGCCCTTTACCTTCTTCACTGCTGGGTCCTGTATGAAGCTTCCTGTGCTTTTGGATGGCTGTGATCAGGCAGTTTATccatctgtacacacacacacacacacattacataaGGAAGCATCCACATGAGAAAGCAATACAttattcaaaaacacatttaggatCCAACAAATCCATGTCCCATATAATTTGCTGCAATGcaaagtccaaaaagcacagacattttAGAGGAAACTGAGAGTTACACagattattgtatattttacaaTTAGAGATGGGTTTTCTGAGGGTCAGTATTCATTGTGCATACATTTCgagtgggacatttttggtaatATAATAAGATTCATTATAGATATCAGCTGATTActgaagtgttgcattctgttatttagtGATGAtgattgtaatgttttttaattacatttcaatttttaaaaaatattattgtttattgtctctTTTTTGTTACCATGACAGAAAATATGGGCTGCCAGCAGGGTGCAGTAGAGGGTTACAGTTCTTTCAGAAGCAGAATTGCTGATTCTTACAGATTTAAAtgtcctgttgtttgatttgtgGATTCTTTGTAAACTGCAGACATAAACATGAATGACTCACATACAGAGCCTGTATGACCTACTTGCTCATGTCACTGACGTGGTCAGCAGCAAAGAAGAAGTTCTGAAACCTTGCATGGCACATTTTGAAGACACTGAGGAAAAGCAAAAGACAATAATGCAGGAGCTTATGGCAGTCAGTGCAAATGCATCTACCGAGTACAGTACTGTCCAGCTGATGAGTGCAGTCCGAGGTAAAAATATACACAGCAGGCACATATTCTTTTGTGTACTCAAATAAGTGCCGTCAAGTGCACAATATATGTATATGCATATTTAAAGTTCGtatttgtaattagactggccgaTCCGGCTCTGTGGTATTCTATCCAAATACCATAAGATGTTTTGTATGATAACGCAGTGTGACAGTGTGCAGCTTTGGCCTGACTGATGAAgaagagagcacaggtgagtgaGCCTGACTGAAGAGGAAAAGAGTACAGCCTgactgaagaggaagagagtaCAGCCTgactgaagaagaagagagtaCAGCTTgactgaagaagaagagagtaCAGCCTGACTGAAAAAGAAGAGAGTACAGCCTGACTGTAGAAGAAGAGAGCACAGCCTgactgaagaagaagagagtaCAGCCTGACTGAAGAAGAGAGTAAAGCCTgactgaagaagaggagagtacAGCCTGACTGAAAAAGAAGAGAGTACAGCCTgactgaagaagaagagagcaCAGCCTgactgaagaagaagagagtaCAGTCTGACTGAAAAAGAAGAGAGCACAGGTAAGTGAGCCTGACTGAAGAAAAAGAGAGTACAGTCTgactgaagaagaagagagcaCAGGTAAGTGAGCCTGACTGAAAAAGAAGAGAGTACAGCCTgactgaagaagaagagagcaCAGTTAGGTGAGCCTGACTGAAAAAGAAGAGAGTACAGCCTGACTGAAGAAGAGAGTACAGCCtaactgaagaagaagagagtaCAGCCTGACTGAAGAAGAGAGTAAAGCCTgactgaagaagaagagagcaCAGCCTgactgaagaagaagagagtaCAGTCTGACTGAAAAAGAAGAGAGCACAGGTAAGTGAGCCTgactgaagaagaagagagtaCAGTCTgactgaagaagaagagagtaCAGCCTgactgaagaagaagagagcaCAGTCTgactgaagaagaagagagtaCAGCCTGACTGAAAAAGAAGAGAGCACAGTCTGACTGAAGAGAGCACAGCCTgactgaagaagaagagagtaCAGCCTgactgaagaagaagagagtaCAGTCtgagtgaagaagaagaagaagagagtacAGTCTGACTG from Periophthalmus magnuspinnatus isolate fPerMag1 chromosome 22, fPerMag1.2.pri, whole genome shotgun sequence includes these protein-coding regions:
- the cldn23l gene encoding claudin-23 translates to MQTPASMVMGIVFAPLGLVLVFTAAITPQWREGQARLAMSGPGSMLRSGLRTQGLGIRPGAVEALLLVRSDGLWESCLQMAPPELKHCWPVSGAYQKDPRVRLAQGLTLTSLFLCGTGIVLACIGVRCWKDLPLRGVAATGGLLMVLASLLSVTALSVYTHNLSRLGLQGHSYNRHTQLSLGPAGSLYFGWLGSCLQMLGGVALMFSLKRPKCPTCPACPELPACTCPENNNKANMDIYEVSC